The following proteins are co-located in the Spirosoma montaniterrae genome:
- a CDS encoding VOC family protein, whose amino-acid sequence MTPYTIPAQTRIGHVHLKVADLNRALSFYRDLLGFSVTTLYGDQAAFISAGGYHHHIGLNTWYSKDGPPAPVRSAGLFHTAILYPTRRDLAVAVKRLLDANYPLTGASDHGVSEAIYLNDPDQNGVELYWDRPQAQWPQKPDGSLDMYTRPLDVPGLLQELV is encoded by the coding sequence ATGACACCCTACACCATTCCGGCCCAGACCCGCATCGGTCACGTTCACCTCAAAGTGGCCGACCTTAACCGGGCATTATCTTTTTACCGTGATCTGCTGGGGTTCAGTGTAACAACGTTATACGGCGATCAGGCGGCTTTCATTTCGGCGGGTGGCTACCATCATCACATCGGTCTGAATACGTGGTACAGCAAAGACGGGCCACCGGCTCCGGTGCGGTCGGCGGGGTTGTTTCATACGGCCATTCTGTACCCAACACGCCGGGATTTGGCCGTAGCTGTCAAACGCCTGCTCGATGCCAATTACCCACTTACGGGCGCGTCGGATCATGGCGTTTCGGAAGCCATTTACCTCAACGACCCCGACCAGAACGGGGTAGAACTCTATTGGGACCGTCCGCAGGCGCAATGGCCGCAGAAGCCCGACGGTTCGCTGGACATGTACACCCGCCCGCTCGACGTACCGGGACTGTTGCAGGAACTGGTTTGA
- a CDS encoding P1 family peptidase produces the protein MKRIFWLNVLLGLLISTAHAQPAKRPRDYGIRFGVIPTGPLNAITDVPGVRVGQVTLRQGTTIRTGVTAIVPHGGNLFQEKLPAAIYIGNGFGKLTGYSQVEELGTLETPIVLTNTLSVPTAADAVIDYTLNQPGNEQVRSLNPVVGETNDGFLNDIRGRHVTRQHVLDAIRNAKPGPVEEGSVGAGTGTVCFGYKGGIGTASRRLPASLGGYTVGVLVQTNFGGVLQIAGVPVGVALGQYSYKEKLDGSCMMVVLTDAPVDARNLKRLAKRAFLGLGHTGGIASNGSGDYVIAVSTAYQIPHQSSSPFDTLKLLRNDDTSPLFMAAIEATEEAIINSLFAAGQSPADTFSGTEGHSVKPLPVQKVVEMVGRK, from the coding sequence ATGAAACGCATTTTCTGGCTAAACGTTCTCCTCGGCTTGCTCATCAGCACCGCCCACGCCCAACCTGCCAAACGCCCCCGCGACTATGGTATTCGCTTCGGGGTAATACCCACCGGACCGCTTAACGCCATTACCGACGTGCCGGGCGTTCGGGTCGGGCAGGTCACGCTGCGGCAGGGTACAACCATCCGCACGGGCGTAACGGCCATCGTGCCGCATGGGGGAAATCTGTTTCAAGAGAAACTACCGGCGGCTATCTACATTGGCAACGGCTTCGGCAAACTGACCGGCTACAGTCAGGTCGAAGAACTCGGCACGCTCGAAACGCCCATCGTTTTGACCAACACGCTCAGTGTACCCACAGCCGCCGACGCCGTTATCGATTACACGCTAAACCAGCCCGGCAACGAGCAGGTGCGGTCGCTGAACCCGGTCGTCGGCGAAACCAACGACGGTTTTCTGAACGATATTCGCGGGCGGCACGTCACGCGGCAGCATGTTCTCGACGCCATCCGAAACGCCAAACCCGGCCCGGTCGAAGAAGGCAGCGTGGGGGCTGGCACCGGCACGGTTTGTTTTGGCTACAAAGGCGGCATTGGCACGGCCTCGCGCAGGCTACCGGCCTCGCTGGGCGGCTACACGGTGGGCGTGCTGGTGCAGACCAACTTCGGCGGGGTGTTGCAGATTGCCGGAGTGCCGGTGGGCGTTGCGTTAGGGCAGTACAGCTACAAAGAAAAGCTCGACGGTTCGTGCATGATGGTGGTGCTGACCGACGCGCCGGTAGACGCCCGCAACCTCAAACGATTAGCCAAGCGGGCCTTTCTGGGGCTGGGCCACACGGGCGGCATTGCCTCCAACGGCAGTGGCGACTACGTGATTGCCGTATCGACCGCCTACCAGATTCCGCACCAGAGCAGCAGCCCGTTCGATACGCTGAAACTCCTCCGCAACGACGACACCTCGCCCCTGTTCATGGCCGCCATCGAAGCCACCGAAGAAGCCATCATCAACTCGCTCTTTGCCGCCGGACAAAGCCCCGCCGACACCTTTTCGGGTACAGAAGGCCACAGCGTCAAGCCGCTGCCCGTGCAAAAGGTAGTGGAGATGGTGGGGAGGAAATAA